A genomic segment from Janibacter sp. DB-40 encodes:
- a CDS encoding heavy metal translocating P-type ATPase yields MSTAADAPLRPEQAEVELDITGMTCASCANRIERKLNKLDGVTASVNYATEKAKVTYAGGIAPDLLLETVEQAGYGAALPRTDEDTKGESPDVPDETDRLRQRLIISAVLTIPVIAMAMVPPLQFTNWQWLSLTLAAPVVVWGALPFHRAAWTNLRHGTTTMDTLVSMGTLAALAWSLYALFFGTAGMPGMTHPFTLTVERGDGSGNIYLEAAAGVTTFILAGRYFEKRSKRQAGAALRALLEMGAKEVTVLDADGTTERTIPVDRLAVGMRFVVRPGEKVATDGVIEHGTSAVDTSMLTGESVPVEVAPGDEVVGATVNAGGRLVVRATRVGGDTQLAQMARMVEDAQNGKAEAQRLADRISGIFVPIVLVLALATLAFWIVVGAGLSMAFTAAVAVLIIACPCALGLATPTALMVGTGRGAQLGILIKGPEVLESTRTVDTIVLDKTGTVTTGQMTLREVVAAEGEDEAAVLRYAGALEAASEHPIARAVAAGARERGGELPQVDGFANVEGLGVRGVVDGQTVVVGRPSLLTDAGQMRCTELDATTTARQQEGGTVVQVAWGGRARGIVVVADAIKKTSTQAIAELRDLGLRPILLTGDNEVVARAVATEVGIAPVDVFADVMPADKVAVVERLQGEGKVVAMVGDGVNDAAALATADLGLAMGTGTDVAIEASDLTLVRGDLRVAVDAIRLARRTLGTIKGNLFWAFAYNVAAIPLAMAGMLNPMIAGAAMAFSSVFVVSNSLRLRGFKAH; encoded by the coding sequence CGGTCAACTACGCGACGGAGAAGGCGAAGGTCACCTACGCCGGTGGCATCGCCCCCGACCTGCTCCTCGAGACCGTCGAGCAGGCCGGCTACGGCGCAGCCCTCCCCCGCACGGATGAGGACACGAAGGGGGAGAGCCCGGACGTCCCCGACGAGACCGACCGGCTGCGCCAGCGGCTGATCATCTCGGCGGTCCTGACGATCCCGGTCATCGCGATGGCGATGGTCCCGCCGCTGCAGTTCACGAACTGGCAGTGGCTGTCGCTCACCCTGGCCGCCCCGGTCGTGGTCTGGGGCGCGCTGCCCTTCCACCGGGCGGCCTGGACCAACCTCCGGCACGGCACGACGACCATGGACACGCTCGTGTCGATGGGCACGCTCGCCGCCCTGGCGTGGTCGCTGTACGCGCTGTTCTTCGGGACCGCCGGCATGCCCGGCATGACCCACCCCTTCACGCTGACCGTGGAGCGCGGCGACGGCTCGGGCAACATCTACCTCGAGGCCGCTGCGGGCGTGACCACCTTCATCCTCGCCGGGCGCTACTTCGAGAAGCGGTCCAAGCGCCAGGCGGGCGCCGCCCTGCGCGCGCTGCTCGAGATGGGCGCCAAGGAGGTCACCGTCCTCGACGCGGACGGCACCACCGAGCGCACGATCCCGGTCGACCGGCTGGCGGTCGGGATGCGGTTCGTCGTCCGCCCGGGCGAGAAGGTCGCGACCGACGGCGTCATCGAGCACGGCACCTCCGCCGTCGACACCTCGATGCTCACCGGCGAGTCCGTGCCCGTCGAGGTCGCCCCCGGTGACGAGGTCGTCGGCGCGACCGTCAACGCCGGCGGTCGTCTCGTCGTGCGCGCGACCCGTGTCGGCGGCGACACGCAGCTGGCCCAGATGGCCCGGATGGTCGAGGACGCGCAGAACGGCAAGGCCGAGGCCCAGCGCCTGGCCGACCGCATCTCCGGGATCTTCGTGCCGATCGTCCTCGTGCTCGCCCTCGCCACGCTGGCCTTCTGGATCGTCGTTGGCGCCGGCCTGTCGATGGCCTTCACCGCCGCGGTCGCCGTGCTGATCATCGCCTGCCCCTGCGCACTCGGTCTGGCCACCCCGACCGCGCTCATGGTCGGCACCGGTCGCGGCGCGCAGCTGGGCATCCTCATCAAGGGCCCCGAGGTCCTGGAGTCCACCCGCACGGTCGACACGATCGTCCTGGACAAGACGGGGACCGTCACGACCGGGCAGATGACGCTGCGCGAGGTCGTCGCGGCCGAGGGCGAGGACGAGGCAGCGGTGCTGCGGTACGCCGGAGCCCTCGAGGCCGCGTCCGAGCACCCGATCGCCCGCGCCGTCGCGGCCGGCGCCCGGGAGCGCGGCGGCGAGCTGCCGCAGGTCGACGGCTTCGCCAACGTCGAGGGGCTCGGCGTCCGGGGCGTCGTCGACGGCCAGACGGTGGTCGTGGGCCGACCGTCCCTGCTCACCGACGCCGGCCAGATGCGCTGCACCGAGCTCGATGCCACCACGACGGCCCGGCAGCAGGAGGGCGGCACCGTCGTGCAGGTCGCCTGGGGTGGCCGTGCCCGCGGCATCGTCGTCGTCGCCGACGCCATCAAGAAGACGTCGACGCAGGCGATCGCCGAGCTGCGCGACCTGGGGCTGCGGCCGATCCTGCTCACCGGTGACAACGAGGTCGTCGCCCGCGCGGTGGCGACCGAGGTCGGGATCGCGCCGGTGGACGTCTTCGCCGACGTCATGCCCGCCGACAAGGTCGCCGTCGTCGAGCGGCTGCAGGGCGAGGGCAAGGTCGTCGCCATGGTCGGTGACGGCGTCAACGACGCCGCAGCCCTGGCGACCGCGGACCTCGGTCTGGCGATGGGGACCGGGACGGACGTGGCGATCGAGGCCAGTGACCTGACCCTGGTGCGCGGCGACCTGCGGGTCGCGGTCGACGCGATCCGCCTCGCGCGGCGCACCCTGGGCACGATCAAGGGCAACCTCTTCTGGGCCTTCGCCTACAACGTCGCCGCGATCCCGCTCGCGATGGCCGGCATGCTCAACCCGATGATCGCCGGTGCCGCGATGGCCTTCTCCTCGGTCTTCGTCGTGAGCAACAGCCTGCGGCTGCGGGGCTTCAAGGCGCACTGA
- a CDS encoding cation transporter, translating to MSAGLHLPSPTTRRRAVLGRRAQLLAGASVLYNLVEAVAAIAAGAIASSIALVGFGLDSLVEMASGLVILWQFRAALPESRERQALRLIAISFFALAGYVGFESVRSLVSAEGADHSTIGIVIAAVSLVVMPLLSWAQRRTGRELGSGSVVADSKQTLLCTYLSAVVLVGLLANSLLGWWWADPLAALVVAGVALREGLEAWRGDACHCG from the coding sequence ATGAGCGCGGGACTGCACCTCCCTTCGCCCACCACGCGGAGACGCGCCGTCCTCGGTCGCCGTGCCCAGCTCCTGGCCGGCGCCTCGGTCCTCTACAACCTCGTCGAGGCGGTCGCGGCCATCGCCGCGGGGGCGATCGCGTCCTCGATCGCCCTCGTCGGCTTCGGGTTGGACTCGCTGGTCGAGATGGCCAGCGGCCTGGTGATCCTGTGGCAGTTCCGCGCCGCGCTGCCGGAGTCGCGCGAGCGGCAGGCGCTGCGACTGATCGCGATCTCCTTCTTCGCGCTCGCGGGGTACGTCGGCTTCGAGTCCGTCCGCAGCCTGGTCAGTGCCGAGGGAGCCGACCACTCCACGATCGGCATCGTCATCGCCGCGGTGTCGTTGGTGGTCATGCCGCTGCTGTCGTGGGCCCAGCGACGCACCGGGCGGGAGCTCGGCTCCGGGTCGGTCGTCGCCGACTCCAAGCAGACGCTGCTGTGCACCTACCTCTCCGCGGTGGTCCTCGTGGGGCTGCTCGCCAACAGCCTGCTCGGCTGGTGGTGGGCCGATCCGCTCGCCGCCCTCGTCGTCGCCGGCGTGGCCCTGCGAGAGGGCCTCGAGGCGTGGCGCGGGGACGCCTGCCACTGCGGCTGA
- a CDS encoding metalloregulator ArsR/SmtB family transcription factor — protein sequence MTMTTSAGDPASVSERGAVTAAACLFTGLADRSRLTIVQHLALGEHRVVDLTEHLGLAQSTVSKHLACLLDCGLVAVRPRGRASVYSLAHPGATLALLAAAERLLALTGDAVTLCPTYGTAR from the coding sequence ATGACGATGACAACCTCTGCCGGCGATCCTGCGTCGGTGTCCGAGCGCGGGGCGGTGACTGCCGCCGCATGCCTCTTCACCGGCCTCGCCGACCGCTCACGGCTGACGATCGTGCAGCACCTGGCGCTCGGCGAGCACCGCGTGGTCGACCTGACCGAGCACCTCGGGCTGGCCCAGTCGACGGTGAGCAAGCACCTGGCGTGCCTGCTCGACTGCGGTCTGGTCGCCGTCCGCCCCCGGGGGCGCGCCTCGGTGTACTCCCTCGCCCACCCCGGCGCGACGTTGGCGCTGCTCGCGGCCGCCGAGCGGCTGCTGGCGCTCACCGGTGACGCGGTCACCCTGTGCCCGACGTACGGCACCGCCCGATGA
- a CDS encoding winged helix DNA-binding domain-containing protein, with product MGHETARLVDDAERRARLATRHALHPRHRVSDPEAATRAMVVLHATEAATVHLSVQARTEGVAPVDVDRALYEDRDIVKQLAMRRTLFVFPRDLLPAAWGSASARVAAEQRRLVSRDAQRHGIAADGEAWLDAARDAVVERLSAAEPMSAKQLREEIPELAGAITVNEGKKYGGTFNLAPRVLGCLGAEGLLVRGPNAGHWRLSKPSWTLMDAWLGEDLVPLHAEQGYAELVRQWLHAFGPGTLEDVQWWLGATKGATRAALEAVRAVAVGLEDGRTGWLLPDDLEPVAEVEPWAALLPTLDPTTMGWKERGFYLDPDHVPLLFDTNGNAGTTAWWDGRIVGAWVQDEEGTVGVVPCPGADVDSHGRAALAREAERLTAWLDGVRITNVYSSRLMKGAPLP from the coding sequence ATGGGGCACGAGACGGCTCGACTCGTCGATGACGCCGAGCGGCGGGCTCGGCTGGCCACCCGGCACGCACTCCACCCGCGGCACCGGGTGTCGGACCCGGAGGCCGCGACGCGCGCCATGGTCGTGCTGCACGCGACGGAGGCGGCGACCGTCCACCTGTCGGTGCAGGCGCGCACGGAGGGGGTGGCGCCCGTCGACGTGGATCGCGCACTCTACGAGGACCGGGACATCGTCAAGCAGCTGGCGATGAGACGCACGCTCTTCGTCTTCCCCCGGGACCTCCTGCCGGCGGCGTGGGGCAGCGCGTCCGCGCGGGTGGCCGCCGAGCAGCGCCGGCTGGTCTCCCGCGATGCGCAGCGGCACGGCATCGCCGCCGACGGGGAGGCCTGGCTGGACGCCGCGCGCGACGCGGTCGTCGAGCGCCTGTCCGCGGCGGAGCCGATGAGCGCGAAGCAGCTGCGCGAGGAGATCCCGGAGCTGGCCGGTGCCATCACGGTCAACGAGGGGAAGAAGTACGGCGGCACCTTCAACCTCGCACCGCGGGTCCTCGGCTGCCTCGGGGCCGAGGGCCTCCTCGTCCGCGGGCCCAACGCCGGCCACTGGCGACTGTCCAAGCCGTCGTGGACGCTCATGGACGCGTGGCTGGGCGAGGACCTCGTGCCGCTGCACGCGGAGCAGGGGTACGCCGAGCTGGTCCGACAGTGGTTGCACGCCTTCGGTCCCGGCACCCTCGAGGACGTCCAGTGGTGGCTCGGAGCAACGAAGGGAGCGACCCGGGCCGCCCTCGAGGCGGTCCGGGCCGTGGCGGTCGGCCTCGAGGACGGGCGTACCGGGTGGCTTCTGCCCGACGACCTCGAACCCGTGGCCGAGGTCGAGCCGTGGGCCGCGCTGCTGCCCACCCTCGATCCCACGACCATGGGCTGGAAGGAGCGCGGCTTCTACCTCGACCCCGATCACGTGCCCCTGCTCTTCGACACCAACGGCAACGCCGGGACGACGGCGTGGTGGGACGGGCGCATCGTGGGCGCCTGGGTGCAGGACGAGGAGGGCACGGTCGGTGTGGTCCCGTGCCCCGGCGCCGATGTGGACTCGCACGGCCGCGCCGCGCTGGCACGCGAGGCCGAGCGCCTCACGGCATGGTTGGACGGCGTGCGGATCACCAACGTGTACTCCTCCCGCCTGATGAAGGGCGCGCCGCTGCCGTGA
- a CDS encoding glutathione peroxidase: MSILDTPIARLDGTPGTMRDLTGGRPALLVNVASKCGLTPQYTALEALHAEYSPQGFTVVGLPCNQFGGQEPGTAEEIGEFCSATYGVTFPMAEKVEVNGPGRHPVYAALTDTEDEGGESGDVRWNFEKFVIDGEGTPVARFSPQVAPDDERVVATVRSTIA, from the coding sequence ATGAGCATCCTGGACACCCCCATCGCCCGGCTCGACGGCACCCCCGGCACGATGCGCGACCTCACCGGCGGCCGGCCGGCCCTCCTGGTCAACGTCGCCTCCAAGTGCGGCCTGACCCCGCAGTACACGGCCCTGGAGGCGCTGCACGCGGAGTACTCCCCGCAGGGATTCACCGTTGTGGGCCTGCCGTGCAACCAGTTCGGCGGGCAGGAGCCCGGGACCGCGGAGGAGATCGGGGAGTTCTGCTCCGCGACCTACGGGGTCACCTTCCCCATGGCGGAGAAGGTCGAGGTCAACGGCCCGGGGCGCCACCCGGTCTACGCGGCACTGACCGACACGGAGGACGAAGGGGGCGAGAGCGGCGACGTCCGGTGGAACTTCGAGAAGTTCGTCATCGACGGCGAGGGCACACCGGTCGCGCGCTTCAGCCCGCAGGTCGCGCCCGACGACGAGCGCGTCGTCGCGACGGTGCGCAGCACCATCGCCTGA
- a CDS encoding rhodanese-like domain-containing protein yields the protein MTTSTTTRPTTLDAAQVRAWMGEPAGPRIIDVRTPAEFAGSHIPGSYNVPLGLLEEHRRELADHLDDDVVLVCRSGARAGRAEGVLAETGLANLHILDGGMNAWENSGGDVVQGEQGWDLERQVRLVAGSLVLTGILASTLVPQAKWLSAGIGAGLTGAALTDTCAMGMLLSRMPHNRRNDPKPETVFAQLGAGRA from the coding sequence ATGACCACCTCCACCACCACCCGTCCCACCACACTCGACGCCGCGCAGGTGCGCGCCTGGATGGGCGAGCCCGCAGGGCCCCGCATCATCGACGTGCGCACCCCGGCCGAGTTCGCCGGCTCCCACATCCCGGGCTCGTACAACGTGCCGCTCGGGTTGCTCGAGGAGCACCGGCGCGAGCTGGCCGACCACCTCGACGACGACGTCGTCCTCGTCTGCCGGTCCGGCGCCCGGGCCGGCCGGGCCGAGGGCGTCCTCGCGGAGACCGGGCTGGCGAACCTGCACATCCTCGACGGCGGCATGAACGCGTGGGAGAACTCCGGCGGTGACGTCGTGCAGGGTGAGCAGGGATGGGACCTGGAGCGTCAGGTCCGGCTCGTCGCCGGTTCCCTCGTCCTCACCGGCATCCTGGCCAGCACCCTGGTCCCGCAGGCCAAGTGGCTCTCCGCCGGGATCGGCGCCGGCCTGACCGGAGCCGCCCTGACCGACACCTGCGCCATGGGCATGCTCCTGTCGCGGATGCCGCACAACCGTCGCAACGACCCGAAGCCGGAGACGGTCTTCGCCCAGCTGGGCGCCGGCCGGGCCTGA
- a CDS encoding sulfite exporter TauE/SafE family protein: protein MGLLTGFLGVGGGFVLVPALVLVLGFTMPVAVGTSLLVIAINSATALAARVQHGIGDLDWPLIVGFSAAAVVGSLVGSKVADRLPEHRLSQAFAVLVLVIAGITAVQYVPDLVA, encoded by the coding sequence GTGGGGCTGCTCACCGGCTTCCTCGGTGTCGGCGGCGGCTTCGTCCTGGTCCCGGCGCTCGTGCTCGTCCTGGGCTTCACCATGCCGGTGGCGGTGGGGACATCCTTGCTCGTCATCGCCATCAACAGCGCCACCGCGCTCGCCGCCCGCGTGCAGCACGGCATCGGTGACCTCGACTGGCCGCTCATCGTCGGGTTCTCGGCTGCTGCCGTGGTCGGAAGCCTGGTCGGTAGCAAGGTGGCCGACCGGCTGCCGGAGCACCGGCTGTCCCAGGCCTTCGCGGTCCTCGTGCTGGTCATCGCCGGCATCACCGCCGTGCAGTACGTGCCAGACCTCGTGGCCTGA
- a CDS encoding MBL fold metallo-hydrolase produces MPTQPTIVTIETPSLGDRSYLAHDGEVAVVVDPQRDIDRVLEAADEAGVRITDVFETHIHNDYVTGGLALAERLGARYHVNDEDEVSFDRQPIRDGDVVEISPTLRVRAIGTPGHTFTHLSYALESMDGSEVTASAVFTGGSLLFGATGRPDLLGQEHTDALVHHQYASAHRLADELPEHAEVLPTHGFGSFCSAGSTGGATESTIGEEKRNNTALTQEEEQWVADTLAGLDAYPAYYVHMMPANAEGPSAADLRSPERADKQTLAERIEAGEWVVDLRTRTAFSAGHVSGTLNFGLDGQFSTYLGWLIPWGAPVTLLGESSEQVDEAQRELVRIGIDRIAGAATGGPEDWTDRPLGTIEQALFADLSQVRHHRQVHVLDVRLAGEFADSHIEGAQNVPIGELLDRFDEIPQGEIWVHCGSGYRASIAASVLAARGRTVVTVDDAFANAPDAPLPMTSSA; encoded by the coding sequence GTGCCGACGCAGCCCACGATCGTGACCATCGAGACCCCGAGCCTGGGTGACCGCTCCTATCTGGCCCATGACGGGGAGGTCGCTGTCGTCGTCGACCCGCAGCGGGACATCGACCGCGTCCTCGAGGCCGCCGACGAGGCCGGTGTGCGCATCACCGACGTCTTCGAGACGCACATCCACAACGACTACGTCACCGGTGGCCTGGCGCTGGCCGAGCGCCTCGGTGCGCGCTACCACGTCAACGACGAGGACGAGGTCTCCTTCGACCGCCAGCCCATCCGCGACGGGGACGTCGTCGAGATCTCCCCGACCCTGCGGGTGCGCGCCATCGGCACCCCCGGGCACACCTTCACCCACCTCTCCTACGCCCTCGAGTCGATGGACGGGTCCGAGGTGACCGCCTCGGCGGTCTTCACCGGCGGCTCCCTCCTCTTCGGGGCCACCGGACGGCCGGACCTGCTGGGTCAGGAGCACACGGACGCGTTGGTCCACCACCAGTACGCCTCCGCGCACCGGCTCGCCGACGAGCTGCCGGAGCACGCAGAGGTGCTGCCCACCCACGGCTTCGGCTCCTTCTGCTCCGCCGGCTCCACGGGCGGAGCCACCGAGTCCACGATCGGTGAGGAGAAGCGGAACAACACCGCGCTGACGCAGGAGGAGGAGCAGTGGGTGGCCGACACCCTCGCCGGCCTCGATGCGTACCCCGCGTACTACGTCCACATGATGCCGGCCAATGCCGAGGGGCCCAGCGCGGCCGACCTCCGCAGTCCCGAGCGGGCGGACAAGCAGACCCTCGCCGAGCGCATCGAGGCAGGGGAGTGGGTCGTGGACCTTCGCACCCGCACCGCCTTCTCCGCCGGCCACGTCAGCGGCACGCTGAACTTCGGGCTCGACGGGCAGTTCTCGACCTACCTGGGTTGGCTCATCCCCTGGGGCGCGCCCGTCACCCTTCTCGGGGAGAGCTCGGAGCAGGTGGACGAGGCCCAGCGCGAGCTGGTGCGCATCGGTATCGACCGGATCGCGGGGGCGGCCACCGGCGGCCCCGAGGACTGGACCGACCGTCCGCTCGGGACGATCGAGCAGGCCCTCTTCGCCGATCTCTCCCAGGTGCGCCACCACCGGCAGGTGCACGTCCTCGACGTCCGACTGGCCGGCGAGTTCGCCGACAGCCACATCGAGGGCGCGCAGAACGTGCCGATCGGTGAGCTGCTCGACCGCTTCGACGAGATCCCGCAGGGAGAGATCTGGGTGCACTGCGGCAGTGGCTACCGCGCCTCCATCGCCGCCTCGGTCCTCGCCGCCCGCGGGCGCACGGTCGTCACCGTCGACGACGCGTTCGCCAACGCGCCGGACGCCCCGCTGCCGATGACCAGCTCCGCCTGA
- a CDS encoding thioredoxin family protein, with protein sequence MTTQPLTIDTFESTITDGGIVLVDFWASWCGPCRQFAPVYAAAAEEHQDIVFGSVDTEAQQELAGAVGITSIPTLMAFRDGILVFSQPGALPASGLEQVISAVRELDMDRVRSEIEQQKQDAPTGA encoded by the coding sequence ATGACCACCCAGCCCCTGACCATCGACACCTTCGAGAGCACCATCACCGACGGAGGGATCGTGCTCGTCGACTTCTGGGCGAGCTGGTGCGGCCCGTGCCGTCAGTTCGCGCCCGTGTACGCCGCCGCGGCCGAGGAGCACCAGGACATCGTCTTCGGCAGCGTCGACACCGAGGCCCAGCAGGAGCTGGCCGGAGCGGTCGGCATCACCTCGATCCCCACGCTCATGGCCTTCCGCGACGGGATCCTCGTCTTCTCGCAGCCGGGCGCCCTTCCGGCCTCCGGGCTCGAGCAGGTCATCTCGGCCGTGCGTGAGCTGGACATGGACCGGGTACGGTCCGAGATCGAGCAGCAGAAGCAGGACGCCCCGACCGGGGCCTGA
- a CDS encoding DUF302 domain-containing protein: MQYALTTTVEAPFTQALEATREALAEQGFGVLTEIDLAATLKAKADADIEPHVILGACRPQLAEQAVAREASIGLLLPCNVVVRAEGDNRTVVETVDPEVLVSVTENEELTDVAQDARTRLDAALADLPARLG; the protein is encoded by the coding sequence ATGCAGTACGCACTGACCACCACCGTCGAGGCGCCGTTCACCCAGGCGCTCGAGGCCACGCGCGAGGCGCTCGCCGAGCAGGGATTCGGGGTGCTCACCGAGATCGACCTGGCCGCGACGCTGAAGGCCAAGGCCGACGCGGACATCGAGCCGCACGTCATCCTCGGCGCCTGCCGACCCCAGCTGGCGGAGCAGGCGGTGGCCCGCGAGGCCTCGATCGGCCTCCTCCTGCCGTGCAACGTCGTCGTCAGGGCGGAGGGGGACAATCGAACCGTCGTCGAGACGGTCGACCCCGAGGTCCTGGTGAGCGTCACCGAGAACGAGGAGTTGACCGACGTCGCGCAGGATGCGCGCACCCGGCTCGACGCCGCCCTGGCGGACCTACCGGCCCGCCTGGGCTGA
- a CDS encoding metal-sensitive transcriptional regulator, with protein MVSLDMDDMGPVINRLRRAQGQIGGVIRLIEEGRDCKDVVTQLAAASRALDRAGFAIVSSGLQECLTSPDGVNEDDKAAMEKLFLTLA; from the coding sequence ATGGTCAGCTTGGACATGGACGACATGGGGCCGGTCATCAACCGACTGCGCCGCGCCCAGGGCCAGATCGGCGGGGTGATCCGCCTCATCGAGGAGGGTCGCGACTGCAAGGACGTCGTCACCCAGCTCGCCGCAGCGAGCCGCGCGCTCGACCGGGCCGGCTTCGCCATCGTCTCCTCCGGCCTGCAGGAGTGCCTGACCTCGCCGGACGGCGTGAACGAGGACGACAAGGCCGCGATGGAGAAGCTCTTCCTCACCCTGGCCTGA
- a CDS encoding alkaline phosphatase PhoX: MSTHVRRRTLLGGTTAALGLVVAGSSAPFAARATAAQTTRMAAGYGRLRRAGALLALPEGFSYTVLAESGSTSAGGYRVAGDQDAMGCFARPDGGSTIVCNHEVGGDAAEGVPHVDGLVYDRGAKGGTSTLVVTAANEVVEHYTSVAGTVDNCAGGITPWGTWLTCEETDEKAGTHEDDGVTYTFEKDHGYVFEVDPTSQAANVGRANIPLKFLGRFEHEAAAVDPSTGEIYLTEDADEPNGLFYRWTPPTGYTQGTGRLHALAADGAVEVGVLEALVAFERNGRQVTDLSLATRTNTTYAVEWTRVPDRDAREKPIREQLGDGLVSRARKLEGLWWGDGGTYLVCSYGRTDDGSIHEHDGQVWFFDPTKQTITLTTIFGVNRDTEKGDGVDGPDNITVSPHGGLILAEDGDGKSHLMGVTDQGKSYPLALNLVDDSEWAGPCFSADGSTLFANIQGDPGRTFAITGPWGRPSNAAPRARGRA; the protein is encoded by the coding sequence ATGTCCACGCACGTGCGCCGCCGCACCCTGCTCGGTGGCACGACGGCCGCCCTCGGCCTGGTCGTCGCGGGCAGCTCCGCCCCCTTCGCCGCACGTGCCACCGCCGCGCAGACCACGCGGATGGCGGCCGGCTACGGACGACTGCGCCGGGCCGGTGCCCTGCTCGCGCTGCCCGAGGGCTTCTCCTACACCGTGCTCGCGGAGTCCGGATCGACGTCCGCCGGCGGGTACCGGGTGGCCGGCGACCAGGACGCCATGGGCTGCTTCGCCCGGCCCGACGGCGGGTCGACCATCGTGTGCAACCACGAGGTCGGCGGTGACGCCGCCGAGGGCGTCCCGCACGTCGACGGCCTCGTCTACGACCGTGGGGCGAAGGGGGGAACCTCCACCCTCGTCGTCACCGCCGCCAACGAGGTGGTCGAGCACTACACCTCCGTGGCCGGCACCGTCGACAACTGCGCCGGCGGCATCACCCCCTGGGGCACGTGGCTCACCTGCGAGGAGACCGACGAGAAGGCCGGGACGCACGAGGACGACGGCGTCACCTACACCTTCGAGAAGGACCACGGCTACGTCTTCGAGGTGGACCCGACGAGCCAGGCCGCGAACGTCGGGCGGGCCAACATCCCGCTGAAGTTCCTCGGCCGCTTCGAGCACGAGGCCGCTGCCGTGGATCCGTCCACCGGCGAGATCTACCTGACCGAGGACGCCGACGAGCCCAACGGCCTCTTCTACCGGTGGACCCCGCCGACCGGGTACACCCAGGGCACGGGCCGGCTGCACGCGCTCGCCGCGGACGGTGCCGTCGAGGTAGGCGTCCTCGAGGCGCTCGTCGCCTTCGAGCGAAACGGCCGGCAGGTCACCGACCTCTCACTGGCGACGCGGACCAACACGACGTACGCCGTCGAGTGGACCAGGGTCCCCGACCGCGACGCCCGCGAGAAGCCGATCCGCGAGCAGCTGGGCGATGGCCTCGTCAGCCGGGCACGCAAGCTCGAGGGCCTGTGGTGGGGCGACGGTGGCACGTACCTCGTCTGTTCTTACGGTCGCACGGACGACGGCTCGATCCACGAGCACGACGGCCAGGTCTGGTTCTTCGATCCGACCAAGCAGACGATCACCCTGACGACGATCTTCGGGGTCAACCGCGACACCGAGAAGGGCGACGGCGTCGACGGTCCGGACAACATCACCGTCTCGCCCCACGGCGGGCTGATCCTCGCCGAGGACGGCGACGGCAAGTCGCACCTCATGGGGGTGACCGACCAGGGCAAGTCCTACCCGCTGGCCCTCAACCTCGTCGACGACAGCGAGTGGGCCGGGCCGTGCTTCAGCGCGGACGGCTCGACCCTCTTCGCCAACATCCAGGGCGACCCGGGGCGCACCTTCGCCATCACCGGCCCGTGGGGCCGTCCGTCGAATGCGGCCCCACGGGCCCGGGGGCGGGCCTAG
- a CDS encoding dihydrofolate reductase family protein, with the protein MSELVVDFITTLDGYASGEGWPGWWGLEGPEYFRWLETQPERHHSILMGATTYRVMSGFTEVRDDLREDESESVDELARADKIVVSNTLEEPLAWANTELIRGDAVEAVRRLKAKGGRSLRTIGSLSMCRSLLRAGLVDRFRVAIFPVITGVTGSERIYDGYPDVALEMTDSRLLDGRIQVVEYAPSVLAPA; encoded by the coding sequence ATGTCCGAGCTCGTCGTCGATTTCATCACCACCCTGGACGGCTACGCCTCGGGCGAGGGGTGGCCGGGGTGGTGGGGGCTCGAGGGCCCCGAGTACTTCCGGTGGCTCGAGACCCAACCCGAGCGCCACCACAGCATCCTCATGGGAGCCACGACCTACCGGGTGATGTCGGGCTTCACCGAGGTGCGTGACGATCTCCGCGAGGACGAGAGCGAGTCGGTCGACGAGCTCGCTCGCGCGGACAAGATCGTCGTCTCGAACACCCTGGAGGAGCCCTTGGCCTGGGCCAACACCGAGCTCATCAGGGGCGATGCGGTCGAGGCGGTCCGCCGGCTCAAGGCGAAGGGGGGCCGCTCCCTCCGCACCATCGGCAGCCTGAGCATGTGCCGGTCGCTGCTTCGGGCAGGGCTCGTGGACCGGTTCCGCGTCGCGATCTTCCCGGTCATCACCGGTGTCACCGGCAGTGAGCGGATCTACGACGGCTATCCGGACGTCGCCCTCGAGATGACGGACAGCCGGCTGCTCGACGGGCGGATCCAGGTCGTGGAGTACGCACCCTCCGTCCTTGCGCCGGCCTGA